ATGTAATCAAGTGGGCAGTTGAAGGGAAGCTTACCTATTTTGATGCTTTTGTTGAAATTGAGAAACGCATTGGACAGTCGTTGCCTCCCTTTCCTTTAAGTCTTAAAAGTATGTTTAGGCCCAGACATGCTTGTTCTGCTCAACAGTTGGAATCACTGGCTGCTACAATTGCTCAGTGCATAGGCTTGAATTTACCCCCAGTGAATTTCTATGGAATTGCTTCCAGATATCTAACGGAGTTGTCTCTTCCAGTGGAGAAAATTCTGCCACATGCATGCCGCATACATGAGTGGGCGATGCCTCCTGAATTACGGTTGTCAACAAACAATTTTGGACTTCCTACTTGTGTCCATGCGATGGCTATACTGGTTATAGCAATACGGATTCTATATAACATAAACGGACTTGGGGTGTGGGAAAAAAGTTTGTCTAGTCATATGCTTCCTAGTAGATCTACTGAAGCCACAAGTAAGGACCCTGCTAGTAGTCCCAAAGTGAGTGACACTGCTGAAAATGGTTTCGGTTCTCATAGTGTGGATTGTATGGATACTAGTTCTAGTAGAAACCTATTATCTGATAATGAATCCAAGTTTGATGCTGCTGAGCTTTTGTGCAACCTTGAAGCAAGATACAATGAGATTAACAATGCATGTGGCGGTGTTAAATGTTTGAGAGATCTTTCTAAAAGCATGCCGTTGTATCTACAATTCTGTCAGGATGTGGTATTTGCTGGATCAGAGCCGGCTGTGGACTTTTATCATGAAGAGAAAACTTTAATTGACAAGCTTTGGGATTATTATCAGAAAGAAAAGGTAACTTATAAGCCATGATTATATGTTATGTTGCAAATTGAGAGAAGAAGgcgtaaaaatatttttaaatgggTTTTCTGCACTCTGAAACAAAGGTTGAAGTCTGACTTCTAGTAATTGtgcaattttaaaattaagtaaaagaaaatattttaaaacagaAAATAGGGATTTGTTTAGCAGCTGGTCAACATGCCTTCAACTCATTGAGATTTTTGAGCTTTTAATGAGAACACATGTTTTGTTTTGGCTGAAAACAATGGATAACCGGATTTTAAGTGAACAACTGATATTTgtgtatttgaattattattgccTGTGTTGATTGCAGGGTTCTGAACCAGAAGAAGATTTGGGAAGGCGACATAGCATTGCCAATGGCAGTGTGTATAAAGCGAACAAAATGGCCCGAGATAATGAACATCATTCTAGTCCCTCCCATGAAAGGACTTCTCATGAAGATGTATCGACTCAGAGACACTCAGATTTTGACCATTCATCTATGACTTCAGAGGAACGTGAAAACTCAGAACCCAGTGACAAAGTTTCAGCAGAGACCAACGAACATAGAGCGATTAGACTGATGAAGAAAAACATGGAGGAGAACAGATTCTGTTATATCCCACCAAGGGTTATGCTGAAGAGATTGGATTACCTTCATTATGCAAGGAAGAAAGATGAAGGCACCATTACTTATGTTGCTCATGCTGACTACTACATCCTACTTCGTGCTTGTGCCATAGTTGCTGAGGTCGACATGCGGATTATGCATGTCGGGGTACTGAATATGGAGAGGAGATTAGCTTGGTTGGAAAAAAGAATCGATCACTGCCTACATCTGATTCCTCCTAGTACTACGTGTAAATTTTGTAGTAATGAACCAGAGCAAGCTACAGATGATCATACAATTGGACTTTCAAATCTGAACCTATTGTAAGTTTCCATCCTAGCTTTGTCTCTTATTTCCTTCCACTCATTTCTTCCCTTCTATTATACTTTTTAGGTTGTTAGGTTTTAGTTTTAGTTGAATCAAAACTCATGGTTTGAAATTTGGTTCGAAATCTATCGAATTTTAGTTTTTAAGTTCTCAAGCTTATATCAgataaattcaaattatttagttCTGTTCGAATTAGGCTTTGTTTACTTTATAAAGTATGATCTCCATTCTTATAGTTGccttcaaatttaattatttgtgcttgattttgatttgagaatcttttttcattaataaaaaatttgattaagttgATTAGTTATTTGAGTAGGACGTTAGGATACTCGAATTGAACATATTCAGCcaccaaaatgaatcaaaaacaaATCATAACCATGTCTTAAAACACTCCCTTATGTTATGTAATCATATGCTAAAATAAAGCATTGATCAAATCAATTTTATAATAACATTACAAACATTCTAAAATATCCAAACAAATTACACAACATTATAAACATTCTAAAATTACTTTATCAATTGGATTGAAATATTACCAAAAATCAAAtatgtgaaaaagagaaaaaaaacggTTTCTAGGAAGGCTTTGAAAGTAAAGAGTTTTGCATGGAAATGTAGTACAATTTAACTGCCTTAAAGAGCACCTTACAATATAATCTTGAACCAAACATTAGCTAGAGCTGAAAGGATACAAAAGAATTTCACTATAATATTCTCCATCTCCCTGGAACTTAGTACTGATCATGCAAACATAACTAAAGTTCTCTCTATAATTTCACTAAATTGTCTTCCAGAACCAGGCTTCCTCCATAACTTAACTAGCCGAAgttgtttcttttattattgtCAGTGTTAAAACTTACAAGCAAGTATTTAGTGCTCTTCCTTGTTGAAGAAATGAAACCACTTGAACTTTGTCATCAAGACCTGTTGTGGATAGGATCTGGTCCTCTTCGGACTCTTCTTTTACTTGATCGATTTGGATCGAATGTGTTGTTTACTACTTCTGGTAATTTGTTCTCTGTGCTCATTCCCTTCATGTCAGCAGCCTTAAGAATACGTTGATTCGTCCTGATAGCTATTTGATCTTCTCCTTGACCATGACTGAAGACAAGGTCTATACTTATCAAACCATAAGCTTTATCTGGTGCAACTGCTAATAACCCAAAACAGATAAGAAACATAAGAAATCTCTGAGCACTGGAAATCATTTTCCTTTTTGGCCGTGCACTGAACTGAAACAAACAAGAAAGATTGAGGTTTCTTTGTTTTGTTGACAGTAATACAGAGAGAATAAGCTGGTATGAGATTGTGATCAGTAATGATGTTCCCCTATAAGCTTTGTTATTTATCTGTTATTGGATTCTGGAAAAGGACTTTAAAGCATTAAAGCTTGGAGGGACCCAACACTAGTAGTAGAGGGAATTTTAGATTCACCCAAATCATAAAAATCTGCAGTCTAAGCAAATTAAAGCTGTTACAGGAAGAATCTGACAAAGGATGAATAAAGGGGGTTTAAAACTTGGAAATATTACCCTTGACTTTGAGATTTGAGAAGCCaagtttctttttttcatttgtttttcacCCTTCCATCTCTATCATTTGCACTGCTTTTATCTGCAATAACGAGTCCTATCTGGATCTTCATCACTTGCTTTACAATTCCAAGCTCTTTTTCCTATGCAACCAAAAAATAACAATTACTTGGTTTCTTGTGCTAAAtgtgctttttcttttttttttcttttccttttattcgGCAGCCAAATTCTCATTCATTATggacttaaaaaaaaatcaaagcttcCTTCTAATCTATTAAAAATTCCTTGTGTATTGATGTAGGGAAGGGAACTGCCCTTTCCTTTATGTCTGTTCCTTTTATTTGGCCGTTGTTATTGTGCAAAATATCACATGAAATTCTTAAGCATAAATTCTTGCACTTTATCctatgtttgtttgttttttatgaTGGGTTTTGATGATGCTATATGAGATGGATTGTTAATGGTGATTGTTCATAGTTCAATCTATCTATGGCTCGAACTTCTTGTTAATTAAAGTTCTGATTCTCCACTTCCCATCTTCCTCCATTGTTGTGATGAATATTTGACTCCATAATAGCCAAAAAATATCACCTTTAAAACTAAAGGGGCAAAGAGCAAAGGGCCccatttgtttgatcagcttcCCCTACCATTGACCGTCTCTCTGCAACCCTACCAAGCCaccatgaaagaaaaaaatagggaAACTCAAGACAAAGCAAGTGACTGAGTTTCCAACTTGATCTTCTTTTTGTCTTTGGAATTGGATACATGtggtatgcatgcatgcatgcatgtatgaGCAGCTGAAACTGAAGATGGTattattaattcaatttcattatcgACATGAATAAGCTGTACTTGGCAAGACACCTATTCAAAAGGGAATGTCACCAAAAACTATAAAAAGGCATCTCAGATGCTTAGCAGCCATTTGCTTTTTAGATCACTCTCATAGATCATAATCTGACCGATTGATCTATTACATGTCAGAATATATGCTAGCTAAAAGAAAAATAGCACTAGAAAGCAGGATTCGCCTTTCACTACTTTGATTTTGTTTCCTGGTAAATACAAAAATAGGAACCTCATCTTCTATGGTATTGATTTTTAGGATGTGATAATATATTTTAGTCCTTAGGCCTAAAAAAAACCCTTCCATAATagtgacctttttaaatgaaaaaaatggatACTTAAGAAACCATGTTGAAGGGTCCAGTTCAGGTAAACAATTACAATTAAAGAGAAAGAGATGAACCATGTTTAGGAGTGTTTGTTGTGGGCTTTTGTTGTTTTGGGGTTTTGGAGAAAGATTGTGATttgagataaaaagaaaaaagaaaaggcacACTACACTATGCAATGGTCCCAATCCCTTGTTTTCCACAACATAAAATGTTTGCAAGCAACAATATTATATAGTAAGTTTGTCTTTCAAGTGAGATATCAATAACATTCATAAAAGGAAGATATACATGTTAAGTACTGTGGAAGTGTTGCAGTTTGAGGCTGACACATAGGGTTCTTTTTTTGTACTTGGCTGGGGGAGAGAAGGGAGAAGGAAGAGAATAATGGCGGGGAAGGAAAGAgaaggaagaaagaagaaaaagaaaataaaaacattaaatttcatATAGATTTTAATATGATCATATATTTTGTAGTTTGTTGTTGATTCACTTAAACTGATATAAAAACTATAGTAGTTTTAcactttttcatatatttttttgtataattaatattttaatgatttaatcaTTGAATTCCTGATATAATTGTACTTATCATGCTTGTAATTTTCGAACCGGTCCAATATCTCCATTATATCgatctaaaataatatatattaatgtttatTGAATagtaaaagttttttttacatcaaacatttaattagaaatttttaatttacatcacatttaatatacattatttatatgaatgaaatataaaatatgatgtAAAAAAGGGCTTTTTTCAAGCCTTTCTTTTTGCGTGCTGTAACATAGTAATTATCTTTTCTCAATTAGGAGAGATGGCTTTTTTTTCAATGTAACAAAggacaaagaaaaaaagaaatattgtttGTCAAAAAAAGGAAACTCGCAATTGTTTTTTTATTCCCAAGAGTGAATTTCTTATTTCTTATTATTGagcttataatatataatatataatttctattggttagattattaaaatattaatcgtacaaAGAGATATGAAAGAATGTAACATTAAAACATGTGTGGGTAGATTCCTTCCCATTTCTTTGtcatatattacttattttaaaatttaattagttaaggaaccaaaatattaaatagttttaatttcttttaaaaatctaatttaaaagaaattttttatttattaatagttgttttttaaatataatgtATTGAGAATTATTTGACTGCAATATTGGGTCAAATTAAGATTCGTATttgattaatttagaaaaatattagaattattttatttaatatttaaataatggaTTTAAAgggtaattttttgttttatttttagctacatttatttttaagtctGTTTAGTGCTATTGTTAAATGATGTTATTGTTAAATGATGTATCTAAAGAGTAGCTATACACTCGAATAGGGGTGTTTAAATTTCAGTTAAAATCAAATTAACATACTGAactgatctaatttggttaatccGTTGGTTACTTGATCTAATTCGGTTGGAgatcggttaataattttttggaaattCGATTATCGATTAATTTGGTTCGAAATCGGGTAATTAAacgaacttaataattaataatacaaattatatgtagtttcaattcagttaattcggtcaaatgaacattatcaatttatttacttttgtatGTTTTATACTAGTTTtaagcaaaaaacaaaaaaaacatataaattttggttaattcggttaaccgaccgaattgaCCGAAATATTtcgattcggttaattttttttgaaaaaaatttggttcGGTTAATGGTTAAAAGATTAAAAACTTAGTTAATTTAGTTCGGTTAATTGATTGGTTAACCGTTTGAACACCCCTACACATGAGCACTAATTCAAGCACTAATTCAAGATTCTACTATTAAATAAttatccaaaaatatttttttcatta
The genomic region above belongs to Gossypium hirsutum isolate 1008001.06 chromosome D05, Gossypium_hirsutum_v2.1, whole genome shotgun sequence and contains:
- the LOC107902424 gene encoding CLAVATA3/ESR (CLE)-related protein 45 is translated as MKIQIGLVIADKSSANDRDGRFSARPKRKMISSAQRFLMFLICFGLLAVAPDKAYGLISIDLVFSHGQGEDQIAIRTNQRILKAADMKGMSTENKLPEVVNNTFDPNRSSKRRVRRGPDPIHNRS
- the LOC107904070 gene encoding TATA box-binding protein-associated factor RNA polymerase I subunit B isoform X2, producing the protein MEQDCTQWTCNLCGNVGMADGSDGYFYCLRCGSQADDIIDTGVADEDFIEKGSQGGGALYLASHTRHARQPIPVRPLSQVDPKSLEFWSRLTEEPGGHNVNQDGTGDGVGPTGTSDFGSYPACAYSYEGYYQEVRNRYVMGMQMMIEAQCEALVEKFNMKPLICGIVGPIWLRFLASTKVFDDGWADEAIHQSEIKKSGESEDFKPLSRHKAEPHNIHGCHVSREAVLPSDVIKWAVEGKLTYFDAFVEIEKRIGQSLPPFPLSLKSMFRPRHACSAQQLESLAATIAQCIGLNLPPVNFYGIASRYLTELSLPVEKILPHACRIHEWAMPPELRLSTNNFGLPTCVHAMAILVIAIRILYNINGLGVWEKSLSSHMLPSRSTEATSKDPASSPKVSDTAENGFGSHSVDCMDTSSSRNLLSDNESKFDAAELLCNLEARYNEINNACGGVKCLRDLSKSMPLYLQFCQDVVFAGSEPAVDFYHEEKTLIDKLWDYYQKEKGSEPEEDLGRRHSIANGSVYKANKMARDNEHHSSPSHERTSHEDVSTQRHSDFDHSSMTSEERENSEPSDKVSAETNEHRAIRLMKKNMEENRFCYIPPRVMLKRLDYLHYARKKDEGTITYVAHADYYILLRACAIVAEVDMRIMHVGVLNMERRLAWLEKRIDHCLHLIPPSTTCKFCSNEPEQATDDHTIGLSNLNLL
- the LOC107904070 gene encoding TATA box-binding protein-associated factor RNA polymerase I subunit B isoform X1; the protein is MEQDCTQWTCNLCGNVGMADGSDGYFYCLRCGSQADDIIDTGVADEDFIEKGSQGGGALYLASHTRHARQPIPVRPLSQVDPKSLEFWSRLTEEPGGHNVNQDGTGDGVGPTGTSDFGSYPACAYSYEGYYQEVRNRYVMGMQMMIEAQCEALVEKFNMKPLICGIVGPIWLRFLASTKVFDDGWADEAIHQSEIKKSGESEDFKPLSRHKAEPHNIHGQRALIIWHKYLRKKIPLSCSLAISFLGCHVSREAVLPSDVIKWAVEGKLTYFDAFVEIEKRIGQSLPPFPLSLKSMFRPRHACSAQQLESLAATIAQCIGLNLPPVNFYGIASRYLTELSLPVEKILPHACRIHEWAMPPELRLSTNNFGLPTCVHAMAILVIAIRILYNINGLGVWEKSLSSHMLPSRSTEATSKDPASSPKVSDTAENGFGSHSVDCMDTSSSRNLLSDNESKFDAAELLCNLEARYNEINNACGGVKCLRDLSKSMPLYLQFCQDVVFAGSEPAVDFYHEEKTLIDKLWDYYQKEKGSEPEEDLGRRHSIANGSVYKANKMARDNEHHSSPSHERTSHEDVSTQRHSDFDHSSMTSEERENSEPSDKVSAETNEHRAIRLMKKNMEENRFCYIPPRVMLKRLDYLHYARKKDEGTITYVAHADYYILLRACAIVAEVDMRIMHVGVLNMERRLAWLEKRIDHCLHLIPPSTTCKFCSNEPEQATDDHTIGLSNLNLL